The DNA region ACTCTTCATTTCTGATTCCGGTAAGCACGACCTTTCCCGACGAGAAGATCAGCGATGCCATTTTCGGACTGTCGATACGATACACTGCACCGGGGAAACGTTTTGTATTGAGTTCACACCCGTCAATTTTTTCGGAGATCTCTGCAAGATCAATTTCTTCGGCAATTACGCCGGAGGCGACGATATTTTCAATCTTCAGAGAGGAGTATGTTTTCCCATCCATCTTTATTAAATGGAGCACGGACAAGCATAATACTTCGCGTTAGATGCGGGTGTGGTTTCATCTGTAAATGCGCGGCGGTTTATATAATATCATTTCAAGGTTTTGGATATTTTCAAAGAAAAAAGATATTTGGGGTCGCGATTTTTCCCGGAAAATCCGGTCAATCATCCAGCCCGGGATCGTGATACGATCGCCGCTCTTCGACATGCCCGTCCACATACCGTGCGAACCGGTTTTCGCCGATGTCATGGACTGGGTCGGGGACATCCCACGGCCACCCGCCAAATTCGGTCTGCCGGAAGTCCCGATAGGCTTCCTGGATCTCTTCAGGCGTGTTCATGACAAACGGACCGTATCTGGCGATCGGTTCATTGATCGGCTCTCCTTCCAGAAGAAGGAGGGAACACCGGGCATTTCCGGCATGTATCGAGATATCCTCGCCTCCCGGGAGTACGACCCGCGAGTAGGGGCCGATCTCCTTTGTGCCGATCATGATTTTATCGCCGTCGTAGAAATAGAGATTTCGAGAGATCGTCGAAGTAACGGCCGGGATGCGAAGTTCTGCTCCCGGGGCCATTCTGATGAGGAGAACCCTGACATGATTGTCCGGGTCGGTTGCCCAGGACGCAGGCGAGGGTGCGGGGGCACGTTTCCCGTCCCATACTCCTGCAATCAGTCGGATCGTGCTTGCTTTTCCGGCGGCATCCCTGGAGGTGATGACGGGTATGTCCTCGGCCCAGAGCATCCGGTAATGCGGCTGCGCAAGTTTGTCCTTTGCCGGAAGGTTCAGCCATATCTGGAAAAGTTCGAGCGGATTTTCCCGGTCCGCATGTACGAGCGGGAACATCTCCGCGTGCTGGCAGCCGCTCCCGGCTGTCATCCACTGCACATCCCCGTTGCAATATCTGCCTGAAGAGCCGAGCGAATCGGAATGATCCACATAGCCCTGTATCGTGGCCGTGATCGTCTCAAAGCCCCGGTGCGGATGAACCGGGAAGCCCGGGACTCGCTGCCCGTGATACATGCGGAACCCGTTTTTTATGACAAAATCGTTTCCCAGGTTTCTGCCGGAAAGAGAGACGGCCGGACCGAGGTCCCGTTCTCCTTTCGGGTACATATCTTTATGATGAGCACAGAAAAGAAACGGATTGTCCGTTACGAACGGAAAGCCGAGTCTTTCAACACGGATAACTTCTTTCTCTGCCATTTCGCTGTTATGTGAATAGAACTCCCCAATCCGTTATATATTTGTGGGAGACGGCAGACAAACGGCCGGTATGTGCCGTTTTTTTTCTGCAGAGGCGGAATGGGATTTTCGCGGTCTTCGGCATCGAAATACCATCTTCCCGAGGTATAATATGCGGGAACGCTCAATATTACATATCTCTATGCTGGAACTACTGGTAGCCGTCATATCAGCCGCGTTTACGCTGATCATTATTCTTGATCCCCTGCTTTCGGTCTCGATGTTCATCAATCTGACCAGGGATCTCCAAAACCCGAGATGATCAGGCAGGCTTTCGTGGCAACGGGCGTCGCCGGCGTTCTGATGCTGACATTTCTGATATTCAATAATCTGCTGTTCGATCTTCTCGGCATTGAACTGGAGAGTTTCAAGGTCGCTGGAGGTATCATTCTCTTTATTCTTGGTCTGCAGATCGTTCTTGGTCTGGAAATCGGCGGCTCCTCGGCAGGGCACAAAAGTCTGGAGAGCTCGGACCGGATCGGGAAAAAATCCATGGCAGGCGTCATCATCGGCACGCCGGTGATGTGCGGGCCTGGAACGATCACGACAGTGATGATCCTCGGGGCTCAGGATGGTATCATTCTGACCCTCGTTGCCGTGATCCTTGCCCTGTTTTGTATCTGGCTGATTTTGATCTTCTCGGCGCAGATCAAGAAACTGCTCGGAGAAACCGTGCTTGTGATCCTCTCAAAAATCGTAGGTCTTCTGCTTACGGCGATTGCCGTACATACGATCTGGACCGGTATCCTTGGACTGATTGCCCTTTCGGTCGCCTGATCATGGTCGTCTTCAAACCGGAAATGACTGAGTTCCTCGTTTTTGATCTGGAGGCGTTCGTGCCGCCGATGGACCGGAGGAAACGGACCGGAGCCTCCCTTGCCGTGAATGCGTTTCGCGAAGGGCATACCCTTCTAGGCGGTGTTGTCTACGGCGGCCGGCCGCTCACAGGCGAGGTGGTCCAGGACTATGCTCATTACTGGATGTGGCGCGAAGGAGGGGAAAAAGAGGTGGTGACCGCCCTTTACCGGGTTTTTGCCGCGATGTGGGACGGGGTCAAAGACAAGAAGATGATCCAGGCGGATCCTGTTGTCTGCGGGGTCGGGATCTCGACATTCGATATGCCGTTTCTCCTGACGAAATGTCTCCAGTACCAGGTGGCTCCTCCCGAAGAAATCTACAACACGATAGGCAAGTGCCGGGTCGTCGATCTTTCCGTTGCGGGTATCGGTTTTGTCCCGACACAGAATCCTATTCTGCACCCCTGTTCGCATAATCAGCTGGCCGACGCTCTGCTTCCTGAGCGTGCCAGAAAACCTACCGGAAAAAAGGTGTGGGAGATGATGGATGCAAAGGAGTACGGGGCGGTCGAACAGAGGTGCGAGGGCGAGGTCCGGGAGATGGTGGAGATCGCAAACCGGATGCTTCTCAGCTGTCGATATCCGCGTAGTACGGTTTGATGTCGAGGACCGGCGTATTATCGAGTGCTTCGAGTCCTTTGACGGTGAGGACGAGGTCATTTATGCTGATGATCGTAACAAGCGTAAGAGAGATCGGATTCGGTCTTACCGGAGCACGGGTCGAGAATACGCCGCGCATCTCGCCTTTTCCGTGGCCATGCGGTTTTACTTTGAGGACGTCCCGTTCCGCCCGGTCGAACCAGCAGAGGATGAAGACTTTGTCACCGGCGGCAAGCCCAAAGAGTCCGTCCCGGTATTTCTCATAGATCGTTATCCTGCTTGGTTTGTCGGTGAAGATCCCTTGTCTTGGTGCGTCGTCCTGACGTTCGAAGGGCGAATGAACGATGCCGATCGGGGTGCATTCTATTTTATTTGGGGCATTTTTCTGGGCGGGTGCGGATTTGAGGGAGAGGAGATCGAGAGCATTATTGCATAACCAGTCGCATGACCCGACGTAGGCGTTTTCCCGCGGGACATGCGTGTAGGAGACCGAGGCAAACTCCGATGCCAGCTGTTTTGCTTTTTCATACAAGGGCCGCAGATCCGCCGACCTTACCGCGTATCTCCCGGTCATCTGGGAAATCATCAGATTGCTGTCGGAAAAGACCTCGACGTTCGTCTCTTTGGGCTTGCAGAACTTCACGGCCCGGCGCAGAGCGGAGTTCAGCGCCGAGTATTCTGCCGCATTATTGGTTGCAAGCCCAAGCGTCAGGACATCGGACTCAAGGACCTCGTCTCCGCGTAAAATCAGCCACGCGGCAGCGGCCTGTCCTGGGTTTCCCCGGCTTGCCCCGTCAGTGTAGATCGTCAGATGGTCCATGGATTAGTAACTCGACCTATACTTTAATTAATGTGCCTGTCTGAGTATAGAACATGGACACTATCACCATTCATGTAGGAACCCATGGACTGACTGCGTCGAGTACCTTTGACGGAGGCAACATCTCTCCGAAGATTGAACTTCTGGGTGTACCCAAAGAGGTCCAGTATGTAGGCATGATCGTCCAGAATAAATCCGGCGGCGAGAACTACAAATGCATATGGTCGGTCTGGAACATCCCCTCAGTCGGCTACATCCCGCCGGGATACGACGTCGGCCCTGCTCCGAAGTTCCCGTTCCCTGCAGTCCAGGGGGTAAACGACTTCGGCGAGCATGCCTGGCACGGCCCGTCACCGGGTCTTGGGATCACTGACCGACTCTTATTCCAGGTGTTCGGCCGGACCGAACCCCTGATCATCTCGGCAAATGCCAAGATGGATGAAGTGATCGAAGCGTTCCGCGACGGGAAAACCACTGCCCACGGCAGTCTCGAAGTCACCTATCAGGGATAACTCCCTGCCTTTTTTCAAGCCTTTTGCTTTCCTGGCGTAAACATCTAAAAAACAGAGGAAAATCGATATTGGTTATTCTATCTGCAGAAGTTTGAGAGAGATCAGATCATCGTAGATCTTTTTGACCGCTTTCTTTGCATCTGCCGTTTTCTTTCCGCCGGTGATGATAAGTTTTCCCGAACCAAAGAGCAGAACGACCACTTTCGGATCGTCGAGCCGGTAGACGAGTCCCGGAAACTGCTCGGGTTCATACTCGATCTTGTCCAGATTGAAGCTCATCGCGATCTTGTTGAGATTGATGCGGCTTCCAAGGTCGGCCGAGGTGACGATGTTTTGAACGGTGTAGGTCGGGTTGTCCAGAATGTTGATCTTGAGCTCTTTTAGGAGAGCTACCAGGTATTCCAGTCCTTTGGTCAGATTCTCGAGGCTTTTGGCGCCGGTAAGGACGACTTTTCCCGATCCGAAAACCAGGGCCGCAATTTTCGGATTCTGCATGCGCAGGACGACTCCGGGGAAACGCTGTTTATTATATTCCGCTCCCGGAATCTGGGCGGCGAGCGCCACAAGGTCCAGACTGTCATTCACCTTGGTTGATGCAACAATATTCTCAATCTTCAGCGAGTCTTCGGGAAGGTTTGACATATTTATAAGTTAATACAGGTTAGTATATAAATACTCGTGTGGGTTGCTTAAAAAAAGAGGGGGAAAATATGCTTAATCGTATTCACGCCAGGTATGTTTGCATTTCGTGCAGCGGAAGAATCTTACTTCGGATTCATCAGCACTGCGTAACTGGCGGAGCCACCACTCGGCGATGCCGTGACCGCAGTTTGGACATTTGATGGCGATTGTTGGTTTGGTTCCCATATCCGCGCCTTCTTCCACGATCAGAATGTCGTTTTCCTGCATGTAAGCGACTTTTTTCATCTGCTCCTTATTTTCGGCGGTGATGGTTTCGGTATATCCACATTTTGAACAGCAGAGCTGTCCGTCTTTTGATTTCATCAGCTTCCCGCATGTTGGGCAGAACATCATAGAATACACTATTGGTTTTTCAACGTTAAATAGCCTTATGAAGCCGGCAGGTTCGGCTGGCAAACCCATTTATCCAACCATGCCCAACCAATAAGCATCGATATGCTGGATACTCTGATACTCTGCACATTAATCATCAGTCTGGTCGCATTTCTTCTCACGCTGATTCCTGGAAAATATGACAAATATACTGCGATTACAGGATGGATCATGGTGGAACTCAGCTTCCTTTTCATGCTCCCTGATCTTCTTGAAGAGGGAAATTTTTTTTATCCGCTGCTCGCCATCGCCGGAATCCCGCTCGTATATATTACCATTAAACGTCTGCTCATCCGTGACCAGCATATCCTCAGACTCACCTATGCGGCGGCCATCTGTGGAATCGTTTATGCCCCGTTTGCCATATTCACTGGACTCGGCAACAGGCTCATCTCAATAGTGGTGTTTTGTATCCGAAAGGTGTTTGATATAATCAGTTTTCCCTACATCATGGCTGATTGGAATATCTTCGAGTCGGTATGGACCGTTCCGGGCCAGACATATGGCTACATGGATCAGATCATTCTCGGATGTACCGGAATTACGGCGATCGCGATCCTTCTGGGCGTGATAGCTCTCACCAAAACCTCTTTGGCGCAGAAAATCGGGCTTACGCTTCTGGTCTGCGTGCCGATATTTATCATCAACATCTTTAGGAACGTCTTTGTCATCATGGCCTACTTCGGGCAGTGGTTCCCCTGGTTCGAGGAGGAGCTCACCCACCCGACGATTCCTGGATATGCAAGCTTTTTCTGGTCCCACAATGTCATCTGCGAAGGAGCGGCGTTCCTTCTCATCCTCGTTATCGCCTACCTTCTCTTCCGGTTCTCGCCCGGACTGATCAGCAATATCCGTGAGATCCTCTTTATTTACCGAGACGATATCCGGTTGATGCTCGGCAAAAAGCCGCGGACATAAATATGGACTGTCCGTTCTGTACTGATGATTCATCTTTGTTCGGGAACGATCTCGCCTATGTAAAATGGGATCTCTACCCTGTCTCGCCGGGGCACGTCCTTATTATTCCCCGCCGGCACGTCTCCTCCTGGTTTGATCTCACCGCAGACGAACATGCGGCCGTGAGTGAACTTATCGGGCGTGCCAGAGAGCATCTGGATAAACTCTACTCGCCTGCCGGATACAATATCGGCGTGAACTGCGGGGAAGCTGCCGGCCAGACGGTCATGCATGCCCATCTCCATCTTATCCCAAGATATGCGGGTGATGTACCTAATCCTCGGGGCGGAATCAGGGCCGTAATTCGGGCAAAACAGGATTATCCGAACCTGGAATGACGCCATTTATATAGGATGAGCGGGATTAAATATTATTTATATGTACAAATCCATCGACGAAATAAATGAACGTATTCGTGATGGAAGTGTCCGTGTGGTCAGCGCTGAAGAGATGCCGGATATCGTCGATGAACTCGGCGTTACCGGGGCACTCAAAGAAGTGGACGTGGTCACCACCGGCACTTTCGGCGCGATGTGCTCATCCGGAGCTTTTTTGAACTTCGGCCACTCGGAAATCCCAATAAGAATGGAAAAAATGTGGCTGAATAACGTCGAGGCCTATGCAGGAATAGCAGCCGTCGACTGTTATATCGGAGCAACCCAGGAGTCCACCACGAGAAACTCGGAATACGGCGGGGCCCACGTTATCGAGGACCTTATCGCCGGAAAATCCGTGGAACTCCACGCCCGGGCAAAAGGGACCGACTGCTACCCGAGAACCTCAATAACCAATGAATTTACCATAGATGAACTGAATCAGGCAATAATGGTCAACCCGAGGAACTCGTATCAATCCTATAATGCCGCGACCAATATGAGCGATCGGGCAATACGGACCTATATGGGATTCCTTCTTCCGTCTCACAGAAATATCACCTACTCGGGAGCCGGCTGTCTCTCTCCTCTTCCAAATGATCCGACCTTGTCGGTTATCGGATCCGGAACCCCGATCTTTATCGGCGGAGCGAACGGTGTCGTTGTCGGGGAAGGCACGCAGTCTTCCCCTGGAGCCGGGTTTGGAACCCTCATGACTTCCGGAAACATGAAGGATATGTCTCCCGATTTCATCCGGGCGGCAACCATGACCGGATACGGCGTGACGATGTATGTCGGTGTGGGTATCCCGATCCCTCTCTTGAATGAGGAGATCGTTAAGCACACCGCGGTCCGCGACGAGGATCTGAAGACGAGCATCGTCGATTATGGAACTCCGTTCAGGGACAGACCCGTGATCCGCGAGGTCACCTATGCCGAGCTGAAGAGCGGCTCGATCGAGATCGACGGCGAAGAGGTCCGCTGTTCTCCGCTCTCCAGTTACAAGAAGGCCCGTGAGGTCGCAGCCGAACTAAAGAACCGGATCGAAAACGGTTCTTTTACGATGGCTCTGGCCTCCCGCCCGATCGATTCCCAGAAGAGGAACAAACCGATGGCGGAGAAGGGGTATGTCTGTCATGTCAACGAGATGATGGTCTCGACCTTTGTGACCATCACGGGACAGGAGAGCGTCAAGGAGGCTGCCAAACGTCTCCTGAAAGGCGAGACGAACCATCTCCCGGTGATCGATGCGGAGAACCATTTGATTGGTATCGTGACGACCTACGATGTCTCCAAGGCCTTTGCGAACGATGCGCAGGATCTTACCGTGTCCGAGATAATGACCAAAAACGTCATCACGATCGCCCCGGACGCGCCGGTGGACTTTGCCGCACGGACCCTTCAGCAGCACAACATCGGCGCCCTTGTCGTGATCGATGCATCCAGACATATCCTCGGCATGCTCAACTCGTATGATCTCGGCGATCTTGTCGGCGGGAGGGGACGAAGATGAAACTGATGGTCGAGTTCGATTCGGACGGAGTCCAGTATCCAAACATCGCCGCCGCCATCCTTCGGTCCGGCGTGATGGTGAATGTGGAACGCGCCCTTATCGACGGGGACGAGGGCTGGGCGCTGCTCGATGTCGATGACCGCGATGCGGGAAAATTCATCGCCGCCCTTACAAGAAAAGGAGTCTCGATCCGGATCCAGAAGGATGCGGTGTCCCACAGCCGTACGGACTGCGTGGACTGCGGACTGTGCATCAGCATCTGTCAAAAGCAGGTGTTCTCCTTCGATGAAAACTGGCAGCTCGTCGTCGACTCGGAGCGGTGCGTCCTCTGCGGCAGATGTGCGACCTACTGCCCCCAGCGTGCCCTGAGTATCCAGAAGTAATGATCCGCGAGAAGTTCGCGTACCGCGAAACGATCACCACGATCCTTGCCGACGATACTTCACATGTTGAAGCGGCAAAGGGAGGGATGATCGCGGCCCGGACCGGTGTTGAAGAGTATCTTCTGACCGATCCCTTTTTTCAGATGAGTTACAGTCCGGTCTCTGCCCCGGCAGATGCGCCGGAGTCGGTCCGGTGTATGGCCGCTGCCTCGTTCGAGGCGGATGTCGGGCCTATGGCGGCTGTCGCGGCGACGATCGGCTGGGCAGGCGTCAAAGCGATGCAGAATCGGGGGGCCGCCTTTGGGTTGATTGACAACGGCGGGGATATCGTGCTGTTTTCAAATCGTGAACTGCGGGTCGGGATCTATGCAGGCCCCGCCCCTTCATCCGGGAAGTTCGCATTCCTCATCACGCCGCAGACCGAAATCCTTGGGATATGCACGTCGTCTGCGACCGTCGGGCCTTCGGTCTCGTTTGGGATCGCAGATTCGGTGACCTGTTTTTCCCATGATCCTGCAAAGGCGGATGCCTGGGCGACTGGTCTTTGTAATATCTTAACTCCGGAAAACTTTGACAAGGTCATGAAAAAAGTGGAAGAGTCCTCGGTCTTTGCCGTGTATGCGGTGATCGGCGACTGGATCGGCCGGTGGGGGGATCTGCCCGAGATCGTGCCGGCGCATGTCAGCTATGATCTGATCACGAAAGGTTAGGCGGACATCTCTTTTGCATACTTCACCGCTTCCCGGGAGGATCCCGGGCCGGAAAATGCTTTCAGGAATTTTTCTCCATCCCAGACCGCGATGAAAAACAGCGAACTCTTTTTATCGAATCCGAAGATGATCTCGGAAAGCTCCACATTGGCGATTTTAATCCCGCGCAGGAGCTGCGAAGAGGGCTGGAGCAGCAGACGTTCATAGATATCGATCTCCGGCTCCTCCTCGAATGCGTAGATGTAGGTCTGCAGGGCATTGGTCAGGTCCGAAGTGCAGAGCCGGACCGCCGTCTCTTTAGGCAGCTGACGAATGAGTTCGGCGAGTCTGAAATCATCATCCCCCGATGCTTCGTAGAGTTCATCGGCAAGAGGTTCAAGATCCGAGGCGGAGGTATATGCCATTACGCTGTACTTTTCTGTTGCGTGAATCAATAAAGTATAATGTCTATCTCTTCCTAATTGTTAGGACATGAGAAATGAGGACGTGGACTGGGCACTATTTCATATGATCCCGGAGAATGGGATGCGGACGATCGCAGAACTTGCGGAGCAGTCCGGATTTTCCGAGGATGAAATCAGAGCTTCCCTTGCACGCCTCCAAAAAGCCTGTCTTATCCATGTAAAAGGCGAGGTCGTCTGTGCTCTCTCGATCACCGATATGTTCATGATGAACGAAATACAGCAGCCCTCCTCCGACATCTACATCGAAGACGGCATCATCAAGGTACGAAAATGAATCTCAAACCCGAATCCTATATCCTTAGAATAGGACACCGTCCCGAAAGGGATCAGCGTGTCACCACCCATGTCGGTTTAAGCTCCCGTGCTCTTGGGGCAAGCGGCATGTATCTGGCAGCCGACGATGCAAAGGTCGCCGACAGTATAACCGATGTCGCAACAAGGTTCGGCGGGACCTTCTTCTGCGAAAACAATGTCAAATGGAAGTCCTGCATCAATCAGTTCAAAAAGAGCGGCGGAAAAGTCGTCCACCTGACGATGTACGGTCTTAGGCTTCAGGACGTAATCGCCGATATCAGAAAGGAGGAGAAGGTCATGATCGTTGTAGGTGCGGAAAAAGTCCCGGGCGATCTGTACGAACTTGCCGACTACAATGTTGCCGTCGCAAATCAGCCCCACTCCGAGATCTCCGCCCTTGCTCTCTGTCTCGATCATCTGTATGAAGGAAAGGAGCTCGACCTCGCATTTCCCGATGCCGAACTTGAAGTCCTGCCGACGAAGATAGGGAAGACTACGATCAAACACGAACACGACCAAGAAAAACCATGAAGAGTGTTCTCGTCGCCGGATATACGACCCGCCACGTTGCCGCCTCGGCATCCCGTGCCGGGTATGACGTCTACGCAGTAGATCATTTCTGCGACCAGGATCTGATCTGGTACACGAAGGATCATCTCGCCTTCGATGAACTGGACGAACTGCCATTTGCTGTTGAAGAGATGATGGAAACGCATGATATCGACCATGTCGTTACCACCTCCGGCGCGGAACTTCTCGAAATATCCAACCGTCTTGGAACGCCCGCACATATTGCAGAACGGTTCATGGACAAGGGAAAGACCCAGGATTTTTTCGAAGATCTCGGCGCTCCGGTCCCCAAAAGGCTTGGTCCGGGCGAGTATCCGGCGATGATGAAAACCTTATCCGGTGCGGGTGGCTGGCGGAATGCCTGTGTTCACTCCGATGCCGAACGTGAAGCCTGGGAGGAGTTTGCCGACTATGCTCCCTGCATGGCCCAGGAGCCGATCGACGGCCAGCCGGCAAGCGTTTCATGCCTTGGGACCGGCGATGCGGCCCTTGCTCTCTGTGCAAACGAGCAGATCCTTAGAGGCGGCGACTCCTGTGCCTACGCATTTTCCGGTTCGCTGACCCCGTGCAAACATCCGCTTGCCGAGCGCATGATGGAACTTGCAGAGCAGATCATCGCTGAAAGCGGCTGTGTGGGTTCGGTCGGCGTGGACTTCGTCCTGACTGATGACGAGGCCTATGCGATCGAAATAAATCCCCGGTTCCAGGGAACCGTCGAGACGGTTGAAACCGCTCTCGGCATGAATCTTTTTTCCTTACACCGTGATGCCTGTATGGGCATCCTGCCGGAAAAACGCCCCGAACCGGTGTGTTTCGGCGTAAGAAAGATCCTTGCAGCGCCCAGAAATATCACGATTCAAAAAGAAATGTCCGCTCTGCGAAGCACGATCACCGACATTCCCTACCCCGGTACATCTTTTGAGGAAGGGGAGGTAATGTTCTCCGTGACTGGTTCCGGACCGACCCGCGAGGATGCTTTCTCCTCGCTGGATAAAAATATTAGGGATGCCCTACAATTTATTAAGGAATGACGGTCATCACAGAAGAGCAACTCGGGAATCCGGCAATCTATCAATATCTGCTCAAACTAGTCGGGGAAGAGGGTCTTGAACTCCTTCGCCGCTGGTCAGATGTATCCTATGCACGCAGATGGGTGGAGGAAAAGCTGAGCAGTGAAGATCTTAAGGCAGCCGACAAAGCACGGTTCCTTGCCGAATCAAGACGTTCCGACGAGGATCTTGTCGAAGCGGAACGCAGCGACGAGGAGATCGCCGAACTCACCGGCATCAATCTGAACTCGGTTCGCCACACTCTCTATAACTTATATGAACACCGTCTTGCTGAATACCGCAGGATCAAAAACAACGAAACCGGCTGGCTCACCTATCTTTGGCTTATGCGTATGGATCATATGAACATGGTTCTGCGTAACGAGATGGAGGTCGCAGCGGGAAAACTGGCGGGCAGACTGAGATACGATGAGGCCAACGACTTTTACCAGTGTAAAAACTGCGGTATCACGACGACCTTCAATAATGCCATGACGACCAACTTCTCCTGCCCTCA from Methanocorpusculum labreanum Z includes:
- a CDS encoding TFIIB-type zinc ribbon-containing protein, producing MTVITEEQLGNPAIYQYLLKLVGEEGLELLRRWSDVSYARRWVEEKLSSEDLKAADKARFLAESRRSDEDLVEAERSDEEIAELTGINLNSVRHTLYNLYEHRLAEYRRIKNNETGWLTYLWLMRMDHMNMVLRNEMEVAAGKLAGRLRYDEANDFYQCKNCGITTTFNNAMTTNFSCPQCGTMLVHFDDELIITALKKRLAKMQTALDNA